A genomic window from Pyxicephalus adspersus chromosome 2, UCB_Pads_2.0, whole genome shotgun sequence includes:
- the LZTS1 gene encoding leucine zipper putative tumor suppressor 1, whose amino-acid sequence MGSVGSLLSGHGLNSKQGRGSQHRGRKPPHLKKLSRCSDGILRFGFSQESGHAKGGGSKMGRSEDFFYIKVSQKQHMGPREHVGPRDHVGPRDHVTPRQEYHGVNSSEPEPQPVPEYPVPTNKPCSQTSMIHFPNRLELEMNALRPSPLKPGMRRNSAVTCYPAVESGPQLSLYYRPDRSREAESRAGHCVDGMSQSGRNSMSSLPTHPSKLGTACQLDALLMPTGRFGGSAHNITQSSRSNMLSLRAMSLSDGGNANKIISVPTKPGLRSPPSCDDLARAEPSENADEGHQRGISRSRQSSQRGQRPQHMLSIQVTDREPMEGKMRGYEKEKKITISPSMDETQWEVCQKSGEIVSLRQQLRDTQEESSLRASEILSLKAQLRETKGRAEVQEQRARDAEERLRVAEAERDDRDDSVATEAELESLRTELEAERQNNEQMTDVFQRERKTWRDEKEKVIRYQRQLQQNYLHMCQRCQALEQRLRALSGEDLDDIPIMTLPDMELSFQDILATEI is encoded by the exons ATGGGCAGTGTGGGCAGTCTCCTATCTGGGCATGGCCTTAACAGCAAACAAGGAAGAGGGTCTCAACATCGTGGAAGAAAGCCACCTCATCTGAAGAAGCTGAGCCGTTGCTCAGACGGCATCCTAAGATTTGGCTTTTCCCAAGAGTCAGGGCATGCCAAGGGCGGGGGATCTAAGATGGGCCGCAGTGAAGACTTCTTCTACATCAAAGTAAGTCAGAAACAACATATGGGACCGAGGGAGCATGTAGGTCCTAGAGATCATGTAGGACCACGGGACCATGTAACACCTCGACAGGAGTATCATGGAGTAAACAGCTCTGAACCAGAACCCCAACCGGTCCCGGAATATCCTGTGCCAACGAACAAGCCCTGCAGCCAGACCAGCATGATCCACTTTCCCAACCGCCTAGAACTG GAAATGAATGCCCTGCGCCCATCACCACTGAAGCCTGGCATGCGCAGAAACTCAGCCGTCACATGTTATCCAGCTGTAGAAAGTGGGCCACAACTTTCTCTTTACTATCGGCCAGACCGGTCACGGGAGGCAGAGAGCCGGGCTGGGCACTGTGTAGATGGCATGTCACAGTCTGGCAGGAACTCAATGTCTAGCCTTCCTACTCATCCCAGCAAGCTGGGCACTGCATGCCAGCTGGATGCTCTACTCATGCCAACAGGGCGTTTTGGAGGCAGTGCTCACAACATCACTCAGAGTTCCAGGAGCAACATGCTGAGCCTCAGGGCTATGTCTCTGTCAGATGGTGGCAATGCTAATAAGATAATCAGTGTACCCACAAAGCCAGGTCTAAGGTCTCCTCCATCATGTGATGACTTAGCAAGAGCAGAACCCAGTGAAAATGCAGATGAAGGTCACCAAAGAGGTATTTCCAGGTCAAGACAAAGCTCCCAGAGGGGCCAGAGACCCCAGCATATGCTTTCTATTCAGGTTACAGACAGGGAGCCCATGGAAGGCAAAATGCGAGGTTATGAAAAGGAGAAGAAGATCACCATTAGCCCATCTATGGATGAAACACAATGGGAg GTATGCCAGAAATCTGGGGAAATTGTTTCCCTACGTCAGCAGTTACGGGACACCCAAGAAGAGTCATCCTTACGTGCCAGTGAAATTCTAAGCCTAAAGGCTCAACTTCGGGAGACAAAAGGGCGTGCAGAGGTCCAGGAGCAAAGGGCAAGAGATGCAGAGGAAAGGTTGCGCGTGGCAGAGGCCGAGAGAGATGATAGGGATGATTCAGTGGCAACAGAGGCAGAACTGGAGTCCCTACGTACAGAGCTGGAGGCAGAGAGGCAGAACAATGAGCAGATGACCGATGTGTTCCAGAGGGAAAGAAAAACATGGCGGGACGAGAAAGAGAAGGTCATTCGATATCAGCGCCAGCTGCAGCAAAACTACCTTCATATGTGCCAGCGATGCCAGGCCCTGGAGCAAAGGCTGAGAGCTCTGAGTGGAGAGGACCTGGATGACATCCCCATCATGACTCTTCCTGATATGGAGCTCTCCTTCCAGGACATATTAGCTACTGAGATCTGA